One Leptolyngbya sp. SIO1E4 genomic window, GCCATGCGGCGATCGCAATCAACGACCTGACCAACGATCTCAAGCTCCTGGCCTGGCGGGAAAATTTTCAAACCCTGGAGGTGCAGGCGCTACTCGCCTGTAACGTCTCTCCAGGGAATGCCCCTGAAGGGATTGTTGTGCTAACAAGCCAATCTCCTCGCCATTGGGCTCAAGCTGAGGGCGAACTGCTGCAAAAAGTCGCTCAGCAAATTGGGTTAATCTTGCACCAATGGCAACTGCAACGTCAGACCGACCAGCAAGAAGACCTATACGACTCTATTCAGTGGGGCTTGAGAACGCTTCAACAAACCTTCCAGGTAGACAAACTAGAAGCCGCAGCCAGCCAACGCATTATTGAACTCTTAGATGTGCCGCTGGTCGTGCTGGTGAGTTGGCAGGTCGGCCAATCTAAGACTCAGGTGAGCCATGTCATTGCACACCACAAAGATTTTGGTGCCAACAAAGAATTTGAAATTCCGTTGGGGTCTGATGCAGCCATCAACTGGGCGTTGCAAACCGATGGCCCCCTAGCTGTCAGCTGGGAAGACTTGCCTGAGGAAACACATCGCTGGCTCTTTGGGCCTGACGAGAGTAAGCTGTTGCTCGTTGCCCTGCGGACAGCGAAGGAACATGCCCCCAACGGGGTTTGGATTTTGGCGGATCGCCGCGATCGCAAATGGACAGATCATCATCTCAGTTTGATCACCCTCTTAGCCAATCAGCTCGCCTGGTCGCGGCGGCACTTGAGCGTTGTCGATCTCTTGCTGTCTCGACGAGAGACCCTGGAAACCATTAATTGGTACAAGCACAGACGGTTTGATGAAGTTCATCGTCGCCTAGAGCTAAGCTTGCAGCGGCTCAGTGATCCGATTACTCAGGGGAAAGGGCTCACGGCCCAGCGTCAGCTGCAGCTGGTTCGCCAGCTCAGTAATTTGACGACTGGCATGCAAGGGGTGCTAGAGACAGAAGAGTGGGATTTGCAGAGCCATCATCAAACGACCCCCCTTATTAGCCTCGTTAATCGCTTGATGGAGCGGGCCAACCCGCTGATTCAAGGGCAACAGCTCTGGGCCAAGGTTCACAACAATAGCAATGTCATTATTGGCGGCGATTTAGAAAAAATTGAGTTTGTCCTCTACGAGGTTATGGTCGCCGCCTGTGCCCGATCGCCGGAGCAGGGTCGCCTAGACATCTGGTGTCGCCCCCTGGATCGTAATTGGCTAGAGCTGTCCATTACAGATGATGGGAAAGTCTCTGACCAATTGCTCACAGAATTACGGAATGGTCGCCCCGATGACCTGCTAGTCCCTTCCCCGCTAGACACCCCTCCGGGCCTTCACTTCGGTATTTGTCAAACCCTGATGCAGCAGATTGGTGGGGAATTTAGCCTCCAGAGGCTAGAGGACGGTCGTACGATGAGTCGGTTAGTGCTGGCAATTGCGGGCAAGAATAAATCTAAGCCGATTCCTTACAAAGCCT contains:
- a CDS encoding GAF domain-containing protein; its protein translation is MVSTISDSNPEKRLAALARALKLLRETDEFDRLIPALLESLKEEFHYTLLWFGLYDRSQHQVISQGYIAPSPHRLLQGKFTLAPGDLMEQVVIQQRPLIINDLRVESRIGAWNELAEQLGIQGALLFPVRRRDVCYGMMLLGSPHWGQPITTSDRTFLSTIGSTLADVLHTQAQAQQEQKRQHPGTAVVSMISQLKDLSDCDDQLETIAKAVFQFTEPDCIRIFWLDATQFEFWERLTLHAKKTKGYQRFSPEQPGLKLSASDLGGVYPLLNSQQLLVVGESQGALMANIPERFMQVLNARALMVAPIFHHQTLLGFISLECKSPRVWSDAIREYFTTVAHLAGLLIPGSSIEEIQRQSEADLQLLTGTVRSIQSDADWHKTLEKCGNELCKRLDTHQFLVLLHDAERGGYKVVFQRESVPRQPPALVWDSLDEVDWQMLERSHAAIAINDLTNDLKLLAWRENFQTLEVQALLACNVSPGNAPEGIVVLTSQSPRHWAQAEGELLQKVAQQIGLILHQWQLQRQTDQQEDLYDSIQWGLRTLQQTFQVDKLEAAASQRIIELLDVPLVVLVSWQVGQSKTQVSHVIAHHKDFGANKEFEIPLGSDAAINWALQTDGPLAVSWEDLPEETHRWLFGPDESKLLLVALRTAKEHAPNGVWILADRRDRKWTDHHLSLITLLANQLAWSRRHLSVVDLLLSRRETLETINWYKHRRFDEVHRRLELSLQRLSDPITQGKGLTAQRQLQLVRQLSNLTTGMQGVLETEEWDLQSHHQTTPLISLVNRLMERANPLIQGQQLWAKVHNNSNVIIGGDLEKIEFVLYEVMVAACARSPEQGRLDIWCRPLDRNWLELSITDDGKVSDQLLTELRNGRPDDLLVPSPLDTPPGLHFGICQTLMQQIGGEFSLQRLEDGRTMSRLVLAIAGKNKSKPIPYKAS